Proteins co-encoded in one Candidatus Thiodictyon syntrophicum genomic window:
- a CDS encoding ATP-binding protein, with protein MKLRALILVFLLVFGLTPLLLAVAINLPLVLERTALFYQRAYLLNLRADFRDLDQHLASCHEMIRLLAKLPEPGLILGAQGERDQIDLARARYTGWVNQILGDQRDIIAVLFLDDHGEERFWLARDSRTLEWQPPAQPPPDSSQAPSDEFVTAGLALAPGAVLVSRIRVDPAAGVKDPRRFMTLSLVSPIGGGARQPQGVVVMGIDVGGLAQAYRDTLWVNQDGSYLRPGQPVGGAPAAFAAFPGLAEIFSQRTLALWQGGGRQFLWVPMFATEDGEPLWVGRAVDPSPIENFRNALMVRVLSIICVLVLVVLALARWIARRLERFGQALTGVVGRILRDGLPLRLHWRGPREVRELGEQLTALSQTHAEHLRAGREHTAALERSNRYKSEFLANVSHELRTPLNSILLLSKMLAAAGGGLSEAQRRQAQVIHAAGTDLRTLIDDILDISRIEAGHVPVSLAWVDLPAVLDELMELVAPLTGDKPVALHLHCDPAAPARIFTDREKLRQILKNFLANAIKFTDRGSVTLSLTASEDPARPLAISVTDTGIGIAQDKQEIIFEAFQQADGSTRRRYGGTGLGLSISRELAKLLGARIEVRSAPGAGSCFTLRLPLSAQEDTAAAAAPCLPAASVPDAAQEVPSAPTAAQAGQWVLIIDRDVPTLAHLAGLISAYGLAVQSAADLDEALETLREEPWGCLLVLLAARVSARETCDTIVRLLKENQAQAIAVAVIGDALAAAQADACRAAGALAFLPTPVAAAGLRALLRALPSGGGSGQSPD; from the coding sequence GTGAAGCTGCGTGCCCTCATCCTGGTCTTCCTGCTGGTGTTCGGGCTCACGCCCCTGCTGCTGGCGGTGGCCATCAACCTGCCCCTGGTACTGGAGCGCACCGCGCTCTTCTATCAGCGTGCCTACCTGCTGAATCTGCGGGCGGACTTTCGCGATCTGGACCAGCACCTGGCGAGTTGTCACGAGATGATCCGGCTGCTGGCGAAGCTGCCGGAGCCCGGGCTGATCCTGGGTGCGCAGGGGGAGCGGGACCAGATCGACCTGGCACGCGCCCGCTACACCGGCTGGGTCAATCAAATCCTGGGCGACCAACGCGACATCATCGCGGTCCTGTTCCTCGACGACCACGGGGAGGAGCGCTTCTGGCTGGCCCGGGACTCGCGTACCCTGGAGTGGCAGCCGCCCGCGCAACCGCCGCCCGACAGTTCCCAGGCGCCGAGCGATGAGTTCGTCACCGCAGGACTCGCCCTGGCGCCCGGGGCGGTGCTGGTGAGCCGGATCCGCGTGGACCCGGCGGCCGGAGTCAAGGACCCGCGCCGCTTTATGACCCTGAGCCTGGTGAGCCCCATCGGCGGCGGTGCCCGTCAGCCGCAGGGGGTGGTGGTCATGGGGATCGACGTGGGCGGCCTGGCCCAGGCCTACCGCGATACCCTGTGGGTCAATCAGGACGGCAGCTACCTGCGCCCCGGCCAGCCGGTCGGGGGTGCGCCGGCGGCCTTTGCGGCCTTCCCGGGGCTCGCGGAGATCTTCAGCCAGCGCACCCTGGCACTGTGGCAGGGGGGCGGCCGCCAGTTCCTGTGGGTGCCGATGTTTGCCACCGAGGACGGCGAGCCCCTGTGGGTGGGGCGTGCCGTAGACCCCTCGCCGATCGAGAATTTCCGCAATGCCCTGATGGTGCGGGTGCTATCGATCATCTGCGTCCTGGTCCTGGTGGTCCTGGCGCTGGCGCGCTGGATCGCCCGGCGGCTCGAGCGCTTCGGCCAGGCCTTGACCGGCGTGGTTGGGCGCATCCTGCGCGACGGTCTACCCTTGCGTCTGCACTGGCGGGGACCCCGGGAGGTCCGGGAGCTGGGTGAGCAACTCACCGCCCTGTCGCAGACCCATGCCGAACACCTGCGCGCCGGGCGCGAGCACACCGCGGCCCTGGAGCGCTCCAACCGCTACAAGTCGGAGTTCCTGGCCAACGTCAGCCACGAGCTGCGCACCCCGCTCAACTCCATCCTGCTGCTGTCCAAGATGCTGGCCGCCGCGGGCGGCGGCCTGTCGGAGGCCCAGCGCCGTCAGGCGCAGGTGATCCACGCGGCCGGGACCGATCTGCGCACCCTGATCGACGACATCCTGGACATCTCGCGGATCGAAGCCGGCCATGTCCCGGTCAGCCTGGCCTGGGTGGACCTGCCCGCGGTGCTTGACGAGCTGATGGAACTGGTCGCACCGCTGACCGGGGACAAGCCGGTCGCACTGCACCTGCACTGCGACCCGGCGGCCCCGGCGCGCATCTTCACCGATCGGGAAAAGCTGCGGCAGATCCTCAAGAACTTCCTCGCCAACGCGATCAAGTTCACCGACCGGGGCAGTGTCACCTTGAGCCTGACGGCGAGCGAAGACCCGGCGCGTCCGCTCGCCATCAGCGTCACCGACACCGGGATCGGCATTGCCCAGGACAAGCAGGAGATCATCTTCGAGGCCTTCCAACAGGCCGATGGCTCCACCCGCCGCCGCTATGGCGGCACCGGGCTCGGGCTCTCCATCAGCCGTGAACTGGCCAAGCTCCTGGGCGCACGCATCGAGGTGCGCAGTGCCCCGGGGGCCGGTTCCTGCTTCACCCTGCGGCTGCCCCTGTCCGCGCAGGAGGATACCGCCGCGGCGGCAGCGCCGTGCCTACCCGCGGCGTCGGTCCCGGACGCTGCCCAGGAGGTGCCGAGCGCGCCGACGGCGGCGCAGGCCGGTCAGTGGGTCCTCATCATCGATCGGGACGTCCCGACCCTGGCCCACCTGGCGGGGCTCATCAGCGCCTATGGGCTCGCGGTGCAGAGCGCGGCGGACCTGGACGAGGCCTTGGAGACCTTGCGGGAGGAACCCTGGGGTTGCCTGCTGGTGCTTTTGGCCGCGCGGGTGTCGGCGCGCGAGACCTGTGATACGATCGTCCGCCTTTTGAAGGAAAATCAAGCCCAGGCAATCGCCGTCGCGGTCATTGGGGACGCCCTCGCCGCGGCCCAGGCCGACGCCTGTCGCGCGGCCGGCGCGCTCGCCTTCCTGCCCACACCGGTGGCGGCGGCCGGGCTCCGGGCGCTCCTGCGTGCGTTGCCGTCCGGCGGTGGTTCCGGTCAGTCCCCGGACTGA
- a CDS encoding response regulator, translating to MNGYAGFKLLIVDDHAHNLFTLRTLIAAHLDALVLEATSGAQAIDLTHRHPDIDLIILDVQMPEMDGFQTATLLKLRKRTRDIPIIFLTAAFKSEEFQQRGFAVGAVDYLLKPIDDSLLINKISTYFRLIEKERGLNRVLEQRVAERTAELAQARDYLENIITHMGEALLVLEPGGAIKLTNPAACRMLGYAPADLIGMGIGDVFEEDGDEAAGAFWGTWLEALIRTGALSKIEARFIARDGRRVPILFARTAVTDTAGEISDIICIAKDMTGYVRVATDPDPATTQERGERELPQEAS from the coding sequence ATGAACGGTTACGCCGGATTCAAGCTGCTGATCGTCGATGATCACGCGCACAACCTGTTCACGCTGCGCACCCTGATCGCGGCGCACCTGGACGCGCTCGTACTCGAGGCCACCTCCGGGGCGCAGGCGATCGACCTCACCCACCGCCACCCGGACATCGACCTCATCATCCTGGACGTGCAGATGCCGGAGATGGACGGCTTTCAGACCGCCACGCTGCTGAAGCTGCGCAAGCGCACGCGCGACATCCCGATCATCTTCCTCACCGCCGCCTTCAAGTCGGAGGAGTTCCAGCAGCGCGGATTCGCCGTCGGGGCCGTGGACTACCTCCTGAAACCGATCGATGACAGCCTCCTCATCAACAAGATCAGCACCTATTTCCGGCTGATCGAGAAGGAGCGCGGGCTCAACCGCGTGCTGGAGCAGCGAGTCGCTGAGCGCACCGCGGAGCTGGCGCAGGCGCGGGACTACCTGGAGAACATCATTACCCACATGGGCGAGGCGCTCCTGGTCCTGGAGCCCGGCGGCGCCATCAAACTCACCAACCCGGCCGCCTGCCGGATGCTTGGCTATGCCCCCGCGGACCTGATCGGAATGGGCATCGGCGACGTCTTCGAAGAGGACGGCGACGAGGCGGCCGGGGCCTTCTGGGGCACCTGGCTCGAGGCCCTGATCCGCACTGGAGCGCTCAGCAAGATCGAGGCGCGCTTCATCGCCCGCGACGGGCGGCGGGTGCCGATCCTGTTTGCGCGCACCGCGGTTACCGACACCGCCGGGGAGATCAGCGATATCATTTGCATCGCCAAGGATATGACCGGCTATGTCCGGGTCGCGACGGACCCCGACCCCGCGACAACCCAAGAGCGCGGTGAGCGCGAACTGCCACAGGAGGCCTCATGA
- a CDS encoding ArsR/SmtB family transcription factor has protein sequence MNDQTDPDLPQDAHTDLTANALKAMAHPLRWKILCSLGDKELSVGEIVERTGTSQSNISQHLEQLRNKNIVVARKEANRIFYRIRNGQLLDLIGIMREVLCPANLDDRFPR, from the coding sequence ATGAACGACCAGACCGACCCCGACCTGCCGCAAGATGCGCACACCGACCTCACCGCCAACGCGCTCAAGGCGATGGCCCACCCCCTGCGGTGGAAAATCCTGTGCTCGCTGGGGGATAAAGAACTCTCGGTGGGCGAGATCGTGGAGCGCACCGGCACCTCGCAAAGCAACATCTCCCAGCACCTGGAGCAACTGCGCAACAAGAACATCGTGGTCGCGCGCAAGGAGGCCAACCGCATCTTTTACCGCATCCGCAACGGCCAACTGCTGGATCTGATCGGCATCATGCGCGAGGTCCTGTGCCCCGCCAATCTGGACGACCGCTTCCCGCGTTAG
- the speE gene encoding polyamine aminopropyltransferase: MLEPNEWFTEIVEDEGSAFSLKVTEKLHEEQTPYQLIQVYATTGFGNLMVIDGFVMLTSRENFLYHEMMSHPALFTHSDPQRVCIIGGGDCGTLREVLKHPGVASVVQIDIDEGVTRAAECFFPELTNANRDPRARLLFADGIRWVQEAPAAGLDLIIVDSTDPVGPALGLFSGDFYQDCARALAPGGILVQQSESPLYHMQILTDMHAAMRRAGFDTTRSLFFPQAVYPSGWMTATMARQGASLEAFRTADARDKPFETQYYNAEIHQAALAQPEFFRRALAQALAV, from the coding sequence ATGCTCGAACCCAACGAATGGTTTACCGAGATCGTCGAGGACGAGGGCTCCGCCTTTTCGCTCAAGGTGACCGAAAAGCTCCATGAGGAGCAGACCCCGTACCAGTTGATCCAGGTCTACGCCACCACCGGGTTCGGCAACCTCATGGTGATCGACGGGTTCGTCATGCTCACCAGCCGGGAGAACTTCCTCTACCACGAGATGATGTCCCACCCGGCGCTCTTCACCCACTCCGACCCGCAGCGCGTCTGCATCATCGGCGGCGGCGACTGTGGGACCCTGCGCGAGGTCCTGAAGCACCCCGGGGTCGCGTCGGTGGTCCAGATCGACATCGACGAGGGCGTCACCCGCGCCGCCGAGTGCTTCTTCCCCGAACTCACCAATGCCAACCGCGACCCGCGTGCCCGGCTCCTGTTCGCCGACGGCATCCGCTGGGTCCAGGAGGCACCGGCGGCCGGCCTGGATCTCATCATCGTCGACAGCACCGACCCCGTGGGCCCCGCGCTCGGACTCTTCAGCGGCGACTTCTACCAGGACTGCGCCCGGGCGCTCGCCCCCGGCGGCATCCTGGTCCAGCAGAGCGAGTCGCCCCTGTACCACATGCAGATCCTCACCGATATGCACGCCGCCATGCGCCGCGCCGGCTTCGACACCACCCGCAGCCTGTTCTTTCCCCAGGCCGTTTACCCCTCCGGTTGGATGACCGCCACCATGGCCCGCCAGGGCGCCTCCCTGGAGGCGTTCCGCACCGCCGACGCGCGCGACAAGCCCTTCGAGACCCAGTACTACAACGCCGAGATCCATCAGGCGGCTTTGGCTCAGCCCGAGTTCTTCCGCCGCGCCTTGGCGCAGGCGCTGGCGGTTTGA
- a CDS encoding ATP-binding protein, with protein MGIHRSTMIKWRTVRVIPTLAAVSTRNPSNGSHPAAVCAGARAQEAPDHPVIDSLIGTTQSHLLRLRWLSVLVMVLAALASPYLFGASELMIRLLVCAMVVGGINLGLAVAAPFSPGTDDAMPMMSPFVGLLFELAAWGTYIYLSGGATNPLISVFLPLVAIGAVVLTERQAWFLGGCAIVLYSFLWRVHVPLIITNSQTAVNLHLFGMWLVFALSVVVLLWFVLQLARSIRHRDRAVMEAREQAIRDDLLISLGSQAAGAAHELSTPLATLNILADDLLDDGRLPSALVPEVRLMQDQIKRCKQTLSQLVARAGQVRGDQSETSSAAAWLHRTLVTWQSLNPDIALEIAISERLHARHVNPDFAIERAIVNLLDNAVKATATRIQITAEEIGGCLDLTVADDGHGMSPAAMAAFNQRRPIASADGMGVGLLLGRVAVERRRGSLDYAPRDSGTAARLRLPLAHGLEVTDGE; from the coding sequence TTGGGCATCCACCGCAGTACGATGATAAAATGGCGAACCGTCCGCGTCATCCCGACGCTTGCGGCTGTGTCGACGCGCAACCCAAGCAACGGCAGCCATCCGGCGGCGGTCTGCGCGGGCGCTCGTGCGCAAGAGGCACCGGACCATCCCGTGATCGACTCATTGATCGGAACGACCCAGTCCCACCTGCTGAGGCTGCGCTGGTTGTCGGTGCTGGTCATGGTGCTGGCAGCGCTGGCTAGCCCCTATCTCTTCGGTGCGTCCGAGTTGATGATACGCCTTCTGGTGTGTGCCATGGTGGTTGGCGGCATCAACCTCGGGCTGGCGGTCGCGGCCCCCTTTTCACCGGGTACTGACGACGCTATGCCGATGATGTCGCCCTTCGTTGGGCTGCTCTTCGAGCTGGCCGCCTGGGGTACCTATATTTACCTCTCGGGCGGGGCGACCAACCCCCTGATATCGGTTTTTCTGCCGCTGGTCGCCATCGGCGCTGTCGTCCTCACCGAGCGTCAGGCCTGGTTCCTTGGGGGCTGCGCCATCGTGCTCTATTCCTTTCTGTGGCGTGTCCATGTGCCGTTGATCATTACCAATTCCCAGACGGCCGTCAACCTGCACCTCTTCGGCATGTGGCTGGTATTCGCGCTCTCGGTCGTGGTGCTGCTCTGGTTTGTCCTGCAACTGGCCAGGAGTATTCGCCACCGCGATCGGGCCGTGATGGAGGCCCGCGAACAGGCCATACGTGACGACTTGCTGATCTCTTTGGGCAGCCAGGCGGCCGGAGCGGCGCATGAGCTGAGTACTCCGCTTGCCACCCTGAATATTCTGGCCGACGACCTGCTGGACGACGGCCGGTTGCCGTCGGCGCTGGTCCCTGAGGTCCGGTTGATGCAGGATCAGATCAAACGCTGTAAGCAGACCCTGAGCCAACTGGTCGCACGGGCCGGGCAGGTCCGTGGCGACCAGAGTGAAACCAGTTCCGCCGCGGCCTGGCTGCACCGCACTCTTGTGACCTGGCAAAGTCTGAATCCGGATATCGCACTCGAGATCGCTATCAGCGAACGTCTGCACGCCCGCCATGTGAACCCCGACTTTGCCATTGAACGTGCGATTGTCAACCTGCTCGACAACGCGGTGAAGGCGACGGCCACCCGCATCCAGATTACCGCAGAAGAAATCGGCGGCTGCCTGGATTTGACCGTGGCGGACGACGGACACGGCATGTCGCCCGCGGCCATGGCAGCATTCAATCAGCGGCGCCCCATCGCTTCGGCGGATGGCATGGGGGTTGGTCTGCTCTTGGGGCGGGTCGCCGTCGAACGCCGGCGGGGCAGCCTCGATTACGCGCCGCGCGACTCCGGTACCGCGGCCAGGCTGCGCCTCCCCCTTGCACATGGGCTGGAGGTTACGGATGGCGAATGA
- a CDS encoding response regulator transcription factor: MANDTRPLLIVDDDGHYREVLARSLTRRGFQVCAVGTALAALVACREQDPEYIVLDLNLAGESGLNLIAPLLAISPGTRILVLTGYASIPTVVSAMKLGAAHYLAKPADTTDILRALADDGSEAAQLPVDQRMTVQNMEWEYIRRILTEHGGNIAATARALKMHRRTLQRKLSKRRPTAS, encoded by the coding sequence ATGGCGAATGACACCCGACCCTTGCTGATCGTTGATGACGACGGTCACTATCGGGAGGTGCTGGCGCGCTCCCTGACCCGCCGGGGATTTCAGGTCTGCGCGGTCGGCACGGCCTTGGCCGCCTTGGTCGCCTGCCGGGAACAGGATCCCGAGTACATCGTCCTCGATCTCAATCTCGCGGGGGAGTCCGGCCTCAACCTCATCGCGCCCTTGCTGGCGATCTCGCCGGGCACCCGGATCCTTGTTCTCACCGGCTATGCCAGCATTCCCACCGTGGTCAGTGCAATGAAACTTGGTGCTGCTCACTACCTTGCCAAACCAGCGGATACGACGGATATTCTTCGCGCCTTGGCGGATGACGGCAGTGAGGCGGCACAACTGCCCGTCGACCAACGCATGACCGTGCAGAACATGGAATGGGAGTACATCCGGCGCATCCTGACCGAACACGGCGGCAACATTGCGGCGACCGCCCGCGCCCTCAAAATGCACCGCCGTACGCTCCAGCGCAAACTCTCCAAACGACGCCCCACCGCGTCGTGA